The proteins below come from a single Elgaria multicarinata webbii isolate HBS135686 ecotype San Diego chromosome 11, rElgMul1.1.pri, whole genome shotgun sequence genomic window:
- the EFS gene encoding embryonal Fyn-associated substrate isoform X2, with protein sequence MAQLCRALYDNAAECPDELSFRKGDLMVLLQPEAPGLEGWHLCSLHGQQGIVPANRVRVLPEPGSPGLSPRRNHGPGEVYQVPRKEMALVGTVYEVPPDEHRRRRQKEEDQEVYEVPPPARPCPLPPEGIYRVPRGTRRDGDPTEVYDVPSSLLRDPPSDTYDSPSPCPKKVARVAPQPATPLLSDDPYDVPLAFKKNPGQEVEEAVEDGGLERPLVYATPSNLRRASALLNLYESPEEVLGGGREGAEQEEEEEDGGIYDVPLLAPGSPPLEGVLQGLSLREPGGPSRPRLPSAESLSRRPLPALPSEERLAVEPPPPSPSIVRKGSIQDRPLPPPPPRLGGLGAGDQLEQVRDEGHNEYEGIRLADEYDYVHLKGADKIQPKVTTPEGTPGLALPGDTAQTEEMTPPSPEDSQLLQFYTGQCQTHYATLLSAIEALLASAGAHQPPKVFVPHGKFVIVTAHKLVFVGDTVSRLASSATVRSRVGSASGALCQALKEAVLSVKGAALRYPSLPAAREMRECVVELSRQALAFTSLLGTLAPS encoded by the exons atg GCTCAGCTGTGCCGCGCCCTTTACGACAACGCCGCCGAGTGCCCGGACGAGCTGTCCTTCCGTAAGGGCGACCTGATGGTTCTGCTGCAGCCCGAAGCCCCGGGCCTGGAGGGCTGGCACCTGTGTTCCTTGCACGGCCAACAAGGGATAGTGCCGGCCAACAGGGTCAGGGTCCTCCCAGAGCCGGGATCCCCTGGGCTGAGCCCTCGACGAAATCACGGCCCAGGTGAGGTCTACCAGGTGCCCAGAAAGGAGATGGCCCTGGTCGGAACTGTCTACGAAGTGCCTCCGGATGAACATAGGAGAAGgaggcaaaaagaagaagaccaGGAG GTGTATGAGGTGCCACCGCCTGCAaggccctgccccctgcccccagagGGGATCTACAGGGTGCCTCGAGGCACCAGACGAGATGGAGACCCCACCGAG GTTTACGACGTCCCTTCGTCCCTGCTCAGGGACCCTCCGTCGGACACCTACGACTCGCCTTCCCCGTGCCCGAAGAAAGTGGCTCGGGTGGCCCCCCAGCCCGCAACGCCCCTGCTCTCGGATGACCCCTACGACGTGCCGCTGGCCTTCAAAAAAAACCCAGGCCAAGAGgtggaagaggcggtggaggatgGAGGCCTGGAGCGGCCCCTCGTCTACGCCACTCCGTCAAACTTGCGCCGGGCTTCGGCCTTGCTCAACTTGTACGAGTCGCCTGAGGAagtgctggggggagggagggagggagcggagcaggaggaggaggaggaggacgggggCATCTATGACGTCCCTCTGCTGGCCCCCGGCTCCCCGCCCCTCGAGGGGGTGCTGCAAGGACTCAGCCTGAGGGAGCCGGGGGGCCCTTCCCGCCCGCGCCTGCCTTCCGCCGAGAGCTTATCCCGTCGCCCGTTGCCTGCCCTCCCCAGCGAAGAGCGGCTCGCCGTGGAGCCCCCGCCCCCGTCGCCGAGCATCGTCCGGAAGGGCAGCATCCAGGACCGGccgctgcccccgcccccaccccggcTGGGGGGTCTTGGAGCGGGAGACCAGCTGGAGCAAGTCCGGGACGAGGGTCACAATGAATACGAGGGCATCCGTCTGGCGGACGAGTACGACTACGTGCACCTCAAG GGGGCAGATAAAATCCAGCCCAAAGTAACGACTCCTGAAGGGACCCCCGGACTCGCGCTACCTGGAGACACCGCTCAGACTGAAGAAATG ACGCCACCTTCCCCAGAGGACAGCCAGCTACTCCAGTTCTACACGGGGCAATGTCAGACTCACTACGCCACGCTGCTTTCAGCCATTGAGGCGCTCCTCGCCAGTGCTGGCGCCCATCAGCCCCCCAAGGTCTTTGTACCCCACGGCAAATTTGTCATCGTCACGGCGCACAAACTGGTCTTCGTGGGGGACACCGTGTCCCGCCTGGCGTCCTCGGCGACCGTGCGGTCCAGGGTGGGGTCCGCCAGTGGCGCCCTCTGCCAAGCCCTGAAAGAAGCAGTGCTGTCCGTCAAGGGGGCCGCCCTGCGCTACCCTTCGCTTCCTGCCGCTCGGGAGATGCGGGAGTGCGTGGTGGAGCTCTCCCGACAAGCCTTGGCCTTCACCTCTTTGCTCGGCACCCTGGCGCCATCTTGA
- the EFS gene encoding embryonal Fyn-associated substrate isoform X1, translating into MAAQLCRALYDNAAECPDELSFRKGDLMVLLQPEAPGLEGWHLCSLHGQQGIVPANRVRVLPEPGSPGLSPRRNHGPGEVYQVPRKEMALVGTVYEVPPDEHRRRRQKEEDQEVYEVPPPARPCPLPPEGIYRVPRGTRRDGDPTEVYDVPSSLLRDPPSDTYDSPSPCPKKVARVAPQPATPLLSDDPYDVPLAFKKNPGQEVEEAVEDGGLERPLVYATPSNLRRASALLNLYESPEEVLGGGREGAEQEEEEEDGGIYDVPLLAPGSPPLEGVLQGLSLREPGGPSRPRLPSAESLSRRPLPALPSEERLAVEPPPPSPSIVRKGSIQDRPLPPPPPRLGGLGAGDQLEQVRDEGHNEYEGIRLADEYDYVHLKGADKIQPKVTTPEGTPGLALPGDTAQTEEMTPPSPEDSQLLQFYTGQCQTHYATLLSAIEALLASAGAHQPPKVFVPHGKFVIVTAHKLVFVGDTVSRLASSATVRSRVGSASGALCQALKEAVLSVKGAALRYPSLPAAREMRECVVELSRQALAFTSLLGTLAPS; encoded by the exons ATGGCT GCTCAGCTGTGCCGCGCCCTTTACGACAACGCCGCCGAGTGCCCGGACGAGCTGTCCTTCCGTAAGGGCGACCTGATGGTTCTGCTGCAGCCCGAAGCCCCGGGCCTGGAGGGCTGGCACCTGTGTTCCTTGCACGGCCAACAAGGGATAGTGCCGGCCAACAGGGTCAGGGTCCTCCCAGAGCCGGGATCCCCTGGGCTGAGCCCTCGACGAAATCACGGCCCAGGTGAGGTCTACCAGGTGCCCAGAAAGGAGATGGCCCTGGTCGGAACTGTCTACGAAGTGCCTCCGGATGAACATAGGAGAAGgaggcaaaaagaagaagaccaGGAG GTGTATGAGGTGCCACCGCCTGCAaggccctgccccctgcccccagagGGGATCTACAGGGTGCCTCGAGGCACCAGACGAGATGGAGACCCCACCGAG GTTTACGACGTCCCTTCGTCCCTGCTCAGGGACCCTCCGTCGGACACCTACGACTCGCCTTCCCCGTGCCCGAAGAAAGTGGCTCGGGTGGCCCCCCAGCCCGCAACGCCCCTGCTCTCGGATGACCCCTACGACGTGCCGCTGGCCTTCAAAAAAAACCCAGGCCAAGAGgtggaagaggcggtggaggatgGAGGCCTGGAGCGGCCCCTCGTCTACGCCACTCCGTCAAACTTGCGCCGGGCTTCGGCCTTGCTCAACTTGTACGAGTCGCCTGAGGAagtgctggggggagggagggagggagcggagcaggaggaggaggaggaggacgggggCATCTATGACGTCCCTCTGCTGGCCCCCGGCTCCCCGCCCCTCGAGGGGGTGCTGCAAGGACTCAGCCTGAGGGAGCCGGGGGGCCCTTCCCGCCCGCGCCTGCCTTCCGCCGAGAGCTTATCCCGTCGCCCGTTGCCTGCCCTCCCCAGCGAAGAGCGGCTCGCCGTGGAGCCCCCGCCCCCGTCGCCGAGCATCGTCCGGAAGGGCAGCATCCAGGACCGGccgctgcccccgcccccaccccggcTGGGGGGTCTTGGAGCGGGAGACCAGCTGGAGCAAGTCCGGGACGAGGGTCACAATGAATACGAGGGCATCCGTCTGGCGGACGAGTACGACTACGTGCACCTCAAG GGGGCAGATAAAATCCAGCCCAAAGTAACGACTCCTGAAGGGACCCCCGGACTCGCGCTACCTGGAGACACCGCTCAGACTGAAGAAATG ACGCCACCTTCCCCAGAGGACAGCCAGCTACTCCAGTTCTACACGGGGCAATGTCAGACTCACTACGCCACGCTGCTTTCAGCCATTGAGGCGCTCCTCGCCAGTGCTGGCGCCCATCAGCCCCCCAAGGTCTTTGTACCCCACGGCAAATTTGTCATCGTCACGGCGCACAAACTGGTCTTCGTGGGGGACACCGTGTCCCGCCTGGCGTCCTCGGCGACCGTGCGGTCCAGGGTGGGGTCCGCCAGTGGCGCCCTCTGCCAAGCCCTGAAAGAAGCAGTGCTGTCCGTCAAGGGGGCCGCCCTGCGCTACCCTTCGCTTCCTGCCGCTCGGGAGATGCGGGAGTGCGTGGTGGAGCTCTCCCGACAAGCCTTGGCCTTCACCTCTTTGCTCGGCACCCTGGCGCCATCTTGA